One Vigna unguiculata cultivar IT97K-499-35 chromosome 7, ASM411807v1, whole genome shotgun sequence genomic region harbors:
- the LOC114190175 gene encoding uncharacterized protein LOC114190175 isoform X1 gives MKSPSRALSGGDSKSKRSCLYAMFPAVCLICAIVIFTSLMFSSQPGLSSWKMDAQQSATVDKCKNQCRPKGSEALPAGIVSSTSSFDLRPLWDPPMPRKRGHHHTVEPPEAAAEVKLNASSSLFAMAVGIKQKDLVNKMVKKFLESNFTVMLFHYDGTVDGWNDLEWNSRVIHVSVNGQGKWWFAKRFLHPDIVEDYDYIFLWDEDLGVEHFHPDKYVSIIKLEGLEISQPALDPKISEVHHQITARLRRSTVHRRTYKAGNDGKGCDNNSTAPPCTGWIEMMAPVFSRAAWRCVWYMIQNDLIHAWGLDMQLGYCAQGDRTKNVGVVDSEYIIHYNRPTLGGVDQTVLNPQEKDHRVDVRRLSYRELDIFRKRWEKAVNEDECWVDPFPPSSE, from the exons ATGAAGTCACCTTCTCGA GCTTTGTCTGGTGGTGATTCAAAGAGTAAAAGATCATGTCTTTATGCGATGTTCCCAGCAGTTTGTTTAATTTGTGCTATTGTAATTTTCACGAGTTTGATGTTCTCATCACAG CCTGGATTATCAAGCTGGAAAATGGACGCTCAACAATCTGCAACAGTTGATAAATGCAAG AACCAGTGCAGGCCTAAGGGAAGTGAGGCATTACCTGCAGGGATAGTGTCCTCCACTTCCAGTTTCGATTTGCGACCTCTCTGGGATCCTCCAATGCCTAGAAAGAGAGGTCATCATCACACTGTAGAACCTCCTGAAGCTGCTGCAGAA GTTAAGCTAAATGCATCAAGCAGTTTGTTTGCGATGGCAGTTGGGATAAAGCAGAAAGACCTTGTGAACAAAATGGTCAAAAAG TTTCTGGAAAGTAATTTCACTGTGATGCTCTTCCACTATGATGGTACTGTTGATGGATGGAACGATCTTGAGTGGAATAGTCGTGTAATTCATGTGTCAGTAAACGGTCAAGGCAAATG GTGGTTTGCAAAACGTTTCTTACACCCTGACATAGTTGAAGACTATGATTACATTTTCCTTTGGGACGAGGACCTGGGAGTAGAACATTTCCATCCAGATAA GTATGTTTCTATTATCAAACTTGAAGGGTTAGAGATATCACAACCAGCACTGGATCCTAAAATCTCAGAAGTGCATCATCAGATTACTGCACGTTTGAGAAGGTCAACAGTGCACAG AAGGACCTATAAAGCTGGTAATGATGGTAAAGGGTGTGACAATAACAGTACAGCTCCACCTTGTACAGG GTGGATAGAAATGATGGCTCCTGTTTTCTCAAGAGCTGCATGGCGTTGTGTTTGGTATATGATTCAG AATGATTTGATCCATGCATGGGGTCTAGACATGCAGCTTGGTTACTGTGCTCAG GGTGATCGAACAAAAAACGTTGGTGTTGTGGATTCTGAATACATTATCCACTACAATCGTCCCACCCTCGGAGGAGTAGATCAGACTGTG CTTAATCCTCAGGAAAAGGATCATAGAGTAGAT GTGAGGAGACTTTCTTACCGGGAATTAGATATTTTTAGGAAACGTTGGGAAAAGGCAGTTAACGAGGATGAATGTTGGGTGGATCCATTTCCACCATCATCAGAGTAA
- the LOC114190175 gene encoding uncharacterized protein LOC114190175 isoform X2: MQPGLSSWKMDAQQSATVDKCKNQCRPKGSEALPAGIVSSTSSFDLRPLWDPPMPRKRGHHHTVEPPEAAAEVKLNASSSLFAMAVGIKQKDLVNKMVKKFLESNFTVMLFHYDGTVDGWNDLEWNSRVIHVSVNGQGKWWFAKRFLHPDIVEDYDYIFLWDEDLGVEHFHPDKYVSIIKLEGLEISQPALDPKISEVHHQITARLRRSTVHRRTYKAGNDGKGCDNNSTAPPCTGWIEMMAPVFSRAAWRCVWYMIQNDLIHAWGLDMQLGYCAQGDRTKNVGVVDSEYIIHYNRPTLGGVDQTVLNPQEKDHRVDVRRLSYRELDIFRKRWEKAVNEDECWVDPFPPSSE, from the exons ATGCAGCCTGGATTATCAAGCTGGAAAATGGACGCTCAACAATCTGCAACAGTTGATAAATGCAAG AACCAGTGCAGGCCTAAGGGAAGTGAGGCATTACCTGCAGGGATAGTGTCCTCCACTTCCAGTTTCGATTTGCGACCTCTCTGGGATCCTCCAATGCCTAGAAAGAGAGGTCATCATCACACTGTAGAACCTCCTGAAGCTGCTGCAGAA GTTAAGCTAAATGCATCAAGCAGTTTGTTTGCGATGGCAGTTGGGATAAAGCAGAAAGACCTTGTGAACAAAATGGTCAAAAAG TTTCTGGAAAGTAATTTCACTGTGATGCTCTTCCACTATGATGGTACTGTTGATGGATGGAACGATCTTGAGTGGAATAGTCGTGTAATTCATGTGTCAGTAAACGGTCAAGGCAAATG GTGGTTTGCAAAACGTTTCTTACACCCTGACATAGTTGAAGACTATGATTACATTTTCCTTTGGGACGAGGACCTGGGAGTAGAACATTTCCATCCAGATAA GTATGTTTCTATTATCAAACTTGAAGGGTTAGAGATATCACAACCAGCACTGGATCCTAAAATCTCAGAAGTGCATCATCAGATTACTGCACGTTTGAGAAGGTCAACAGTGCACAG AAGGACCTATAAAGCTGGTAATGATGGTAAAGGGTGTGACAATAACAGTACAGCTCCACCTTGTACAGG GTGGATAGAAATGATGGCTCCTGTTTTCTCAAGAGCTGCATGGCGTTGTGTTTGGTATATGATTCAG AATGATTTGATCCATGCATGGGGTCTAGACATGCAGCTTGGTTACTGTGCTCAG GGTGATCGAACAAAAAACGTTGGTGTTGTGGATTCTGAATACATTATCCACTACAATCGTCCCACCCTCGGAGGAGTAGATCAGACTGTG CTTAATCCTCAGGAAAAGGATCATAGAGTAGAT GTGAGGAGACTTTCTTACCGGGAATTAGATATTTTTAGGAAACGTTGGGAAAAGGCAGTTAACGAGGATGAATGTTGGGTGGATCCATTTCCACCATCATCAGAGTAA
- the LOC114192427 gene encoding uncharacterized protein LOC114192427, whose protein sequence is MQMMMMMNDNRRKLGSFQICALCTCCGGAKGICLPSPCCYAINCNIPNRPFGFCSFTPKTCNCFQCHL, encoded by the coding sequence AtgcagatgatgatgatgatgaatgaCAACCGAAGAAAATTAGGAAGTTTCCAGATATGCGCACTATGCACCTGCTGTGGTGGCGCCAAAGGGATCTGCTTGCCCTCTCCATGTTGCTATGCCATCAATTGCAACATTCCCAATAGACCTTTTGGCTTCTGCTCCTTCACCCCTAAAACATGCAATTGCTTTCAATGCCATCTTTAG